One genomic region from Bos javanicus breed banteng chromosome 14, ARS-OSU_banteng_1.0, whole genome shotgun sequence encodes:
- the PDP1 gene encoding pyruvate dehyrogenase phosphatase catalytic subunit 1 isoform X1 produces the protein MDGPVPGRASAGVWAPAASSCSSAAPEGRMCVCPGPRRIGIPVRSSSLPLFSDAMPAPTQLFFPLIRNCELSRIYGTACYCHHKHLCCSPPYIPQSRPRYTPHPAYATFYRPKESWWQYTQGRRYASTPQKFYLTPPQVNSILKANEYSFKVPEFDGKNVSSVLGFDSNQLPANAPIEDRRSAATCLQTRGMLLGVFDGHAGCACSQAVSERLFYYIAVSLLPHETLLEIENAVESGRALLPILQWHKHPNDYFSKEASKLYFNSLRTYWQELIDLNTGESTDIDVKEALINAFKRLDNDISLEAQVGDPNSFLNYLVLRVAFSGATACVAHVDGVDLHVANTGDSRAMLGVQEEDGSWSAVTLSNDHNAQNEREVERLKLEHPKNEAKSVVKQDRLLGLLMPFRAFGDVKFKWSIDLQKRVIESGPDQLNDNEYTKFIPPNYYTPPYLTAEPEVTYHRLRPQDKFLVLATDGLWETMHRQDVVRIVGEYLTGMHHQQPIAVGGYKVTLGQMHGLLTERRAKMSSVFEDQNAATHLIRHAVGNNEFGAVDHERLSKMLSLPEELARMYRDDITIIVVQFNSHVVGAYQNQEQ, from the exons ATGGACGGGCCGGTCCCGGGGCGCGCCTCCGCCGGCGTCTGGGCCCCCGCCGCCTCCAGCTGTAGCTCCGCGGCTCCCGAGGG gagaatgtgtgtgtgtcccGGGCCCAGACGAATTG GAATCCCGGTCAGAAGTTCCAGCCTGCCACTGTTCTCTGATGCCATGCCAGCACCAACTCAACTGTTTTTCCCTCTGATTCGTAACTGTGAACTGAGCAGAATCTATGGCACTGCATGTTACTGCCACCACAAACATCTCTGCTGCTCACCCCCTTATATTCCGCAGAGTCGCCCGAGATACACACCCCATCCGGCGTATGCTACCTTTTACAGGCCAAAGGAGAGCTGGTGGCAGTACACCCAAGGAAGGAGATACGCTTCCACACCGCAGAAGTTTTACCTCACACCTCCCCAAGTCAATAGCATCCTGAAAGCTAATGAATACAGTTTCAAAGTGCCAGAATTTGATGGCAAAAATGTAAGTTCTGTCCTTGGATTTGACAGCAATCAGCTGCCGGCAAACGCACCCATTGAGGACCGGAGGAGTGCAGCAACCTGCTTGCAGACCAGAGGGATGCTTTTGGGGGTTTTTGATGGCCACGCAGGCTGTGCTTGCTCCCAGGCAGTTAGTGAAAGACTCTTTTATTATATTGCTGTCTCTTTGTTACCCCACGAGACTTTGCTGGAGATCGAAAATGCTGTAGAGAGTGGTCGAGCCCTGCTGCCCATTCTCCAGTGGCACAAGCACCCCAACGATTACTTCAGTAAGGAGGCATCCAAGTTATATTTCAACAGCTTGAGGACTTACTGGCAAGAGCTTATTGACCTCAACACTGGGGAGTCGACTGATATTGATGTTAAGGAGGCTTTGATTAATGCTTTCAAGAGGCTTGACAATGACATCTCCTTGGAGGCTCAAGTTGGTGATCCCAATTCTTTCCTCAACTACCTAGTGCTTCGAGTGGCATTTTCTGGGGCCACAGCTTGCGTGGCCCACGTGGATGGCGTTGACCTTCACGTGGCCAACACTGGCGATAGCAGAGCCATGCTGGGAGTGCAGGAAGAGGACGGCTCTTGGTCGGCAGTCACGCTGTCTAATGACCACAACGCTCAGAATGAGAGAGAAGTGGAACGGCTGAAACTGGAGCACCCAAAGAACGAGGCCAAGAGTGTGGTGAAACAGGATCGGCTGCTTGGCTTGCTGATGCCTTTTCGGGCTTTTGGAGACGTCAAGTTCAAATGGAGCATTGACCTTCAGAAGAGAGTGATAGAATCTGGCCCAGACCAGTTGAATGACAATGAATACACCAAGTTCATCCCTCCTAATTATTACACACCTCCTTATCTCACTGCTGAACCAGAAGTAACTTACCACCGATTAAGGCCACAGGATAAATTTCTGGTACTGGCGACTGATGGGCTGTGGGAGACAATGCACAGGCAGGATGTGGTTAGGATTGTGGGTGAGTACCTAACAGGCATGCACCACCAGCAGCCAATAGCCGTTGGTGGCTATAAGGTGACTCTGGGGCAGATGCATGGCCTTTTAACAGAACGGAGAGCTAAGATGTCATCGGTGTTTGAGGACCAGAATGCAGCAACCCACCTTATTCGCCACGCTGTGGGCAACAATGAGTTTGGGGCTGTTGATCATGAGCGCCTCTCCAAAATGCTTAGTCTTCCTGAAGAGCTTGCTCGGATGTACAGAGATGACATTACAATCAttgtagttcagttcaattctcATGTTGTAGGGGCATATCAAAACCAGGAACAGTGA
- the PDP1 gene encoding pyruvate dehyrogenase phosphatase catalytic subunit 1 isoform X2, with protein sequence MCVCPGPRRIGIPVRSSSLPLFSDAMPAPTQLFFPLIRNCELSRIYGTACYCHHKHLCCSPPYIPQSRPRYTPHPAYATFYRPKESWWQYTQGRRYASTPQKFYLTPPQVNSILKANEYSFKVPEFDGKNVSSVLGFDSNQLPANAPIEDRRSAATCLQTRGMLLGVFDGHAGCACSQAVSERLFYYIAVSLLPHETLLEIENAVESGRALLPILQWHKHPNDYFSKEASKLYFNSLRTYWQELIDLNTGESTDIDVKEALINAFKRLDNDISLEAQVGDPNSFLNYLVLRVAFSGATACVAHVDGVDLHVANTGDSRAMLGVQEEDGSWSAVTLSNDHNAQNEREVERLKLEHPKNEAKSVVKQDRLLGLLMPFRAFGDVKFKWSIDLQKRVIESGPDQLNDNEYTKFIPPNYYTPPYLTAEPEVTYHRLRPQDKFLVLATDGLWETMHRQDVVRIVGEYLTGMHHQQPIAVGGYKVTLGQMHGLLTERRAKMSSVFEDQNAATHLIRHAVGNNEFGAVDHERLSKMLSLPEELARMYRDDITIIVVQFNSHVVGAYQNQEQ encoded by the exons atgtgtgtgtgtcccGGGCCCAGACGAATTG GAATCCCGGTCAGAAGTTCCAGCCTGCCACTGTTCTCTGATGCCATGCCAGCACCAACTCAACTGTTTTTCCCTCTGATTCGTAACTGTGAACTGAGCAGAATCTATGGCACTGCATGTTACTGCCACCACAAACATCTCTGCTGCTCACCCCCTTATATTCCGCAGAGTCGCCCGAGATACACACCCCATCCGGCGTATGCTACCTTTTACAGGCCAAAGGAGAGCTGGTGGCAGTACACCCAAGGAAGGAGATACGCTTCCACACCGCAGAAGTTTTACCTCACACCTCCCCAAGTCAATAGCATCCTGAAAGCTAATGAATACAGTTTCAAAGTGCCAGAATTTGATGGCAAAAATGTAAGTTCTGTCCTTGGATTTGACAGCAATCAGCTGCCGGCAAACGCACCCATTGAGGACCGGAGGAGTGCAGCAACCTGCTTGCAGACCAGAGGGATGCTTTTGGGGGTTTTTGATGGCCACGCAGGCTGTGCTTGCTCCCAGGCAGTTAGTGAAAGACTCTTTTATTATATTGCTGTCTCTTTGTTACCCCACGAGACTTTGCTGGAGATCGAAAATGCTGTAGAGAGTGGTCGAGCCCTGCTGCCCATTCTCCAGTGGCACAAGCACCCCAACGATTACTTCAGTAAGGAGGCATCCAAGTTATATTTCAACAGCTTGAGGACTTACTGGCAAGAGCTTATTGACCTCAACACTGGGGAGTCGACTGATATTGATGTTAAGGAGGCTTTGATTAATGCTTTCAAGAGGCTTGACAATGACATCTCCTTGGAGGCTCAAGTTGGTGATCCCAATTCTTTCCTCAACTACCTAGTGCTTCGAGTGGCATTTTCTGGGGCCACAGCTTGCGTGGCCCACGTGGATGGCGTTGACCTTCACGTGGCCAACACTGGCGATAGCAGAGCCATGCTGGGAGTGCAGGAAGAGGACGGCTCTTGGTCGGCAGTCACGCTGTCTAATGACCACAACGCTCAGAATGAGAGAGAAGTGGAACGGCTGAAACTGGAGCACCCAAAGAACGAGGCCAAGAGTGTGGTGAAACAGGATCGGCTGCTTGGCTTGCTGATGCCTTTTCGGGCTTTTGGAGACGTCAAGTTCAAATGGAGCATTGACCTTCAGAAGAGAGTGATAGAATCTGGCCCAGACCAGTTGAATGACAATGAATACACCAAGTTCATCCCTCCTAATTATTACACACCTCCTTATCTCACTGCTGAACCAGAAGTAACTTACCACCGATTAAGGCCACAGGATAAATTTCTGGTACTGGCGACTGATGGGCTGTGGGAGACAATGCACAGGCAGGATGTGGTTAGGATTGTGGGTGAGTACCTAACAGGCATGCACCACCAGCAGCCAATAGCCGTTGGTGGCTATAAGGTGACTCTGGGGCAGATGCATGGCCTTTTAACAGAACGGAGAGCTAAGATGTCATCGGTGTTTGAGGACCAGAATGCAGCAACCCACCTTATTCGCCACGCTGTGGGCAACAATGAGTTTGGGGCTGTTGATCATGAGCGCCTCTCCAAAATGCTTAGTCTTCCTGAAGAGCTTGCTCGGATGTACAGAGATGACATTACAATCAttgtagttcagttcaattctcATGTTGTAGGGGCATATCAAAACCAGGAACAGTGA
- the PDP1 gene encoding pyruvate dehyrogenase phosphatase catalytic subunit 1 isoform X3, producing MPAPTQLFFPLIRNCELSRIYGTACYCHHKHLCCSPPYIPQSRPRYTPHPAYATFYRPKESWWQYTQGRRYASTPQKFYLTPPQVNSILKANEYSFKVPEFDGKNVSSVLGFDSNQLPANAPIEDRRSAATCLQTRGMLLGVFDGHAGCACSQAVSERLFYYIAVSLLPHETLLEIENAVESGRALLPILQWHKHPNDYFSKEASKLYFNSLRTYWQELIDLNTGESTDIDVKEALINAFKRLDNDISLEAQVGDPNSFLNYLVLRVAFSGATACVAHVDGVDLHVANTGDSRAMLGVQEEDGSWSAVTLSNDHNAQNEREVERLKLEHPKNEAKSVVKQDRLLGLLMPFRAFGDVKFKWSIDLQKRVIESGPDQLNDNEYTKFIPPNYYTPPYLTAEPEVTYHRLRPQDKFLVLATDGLWETMHRQDVVRIVGEYLTGMHHQQPIAVGGYKVTLGQMHGLLTERRAKMSSVFEDQNAATHLIRHAVGNNEFGAVDHERLSKMLSLPEELARMYRDDITIIVVQFNSHVVGAYQNQEQ from the coding sequence ATGCCAGCACCAACTCAACTGTTTTTCCCTCTGATTCGTAACTGTGAACTGAGCAGAATCTATGGCACTGCATGTTACTGCCACCACAAACATCTCTGCTGCTCACCCCCTTATATTCCGCAGAGTCGCCCGAGATACACACCCCATCCGGCGTATGCTACCTTTTACAGGCCAAAGGAGAGCTGGTGGCAGTACACCCAAGGAAGGAGATACGCTTCCACACCGCAGAAGTTTTACCTCACACCTCCCCAAGTCAATAGCATCCTGAAAGCTAATGAATACAGTTTCAAAGTGCCAGAATTTGATGGCAAAAATGTAAGTTCTGTCCTTGGATTTGACAGCAATCAGCTGCCGGCAAACGCACCCATTGAGGACCGGAGGAGTGCAGCAACCTGCTTGCAGACCAGAGGGATGCTTTTGGGGGTTTTTGATGGCCACGCAGGCTGTGCTTGCTCCCAGGCAGTTAGTGAAAGACTCTTTTATTATATTGCTGTCTCTTTGTTACCCCACGAGACTTTGCTGGAGATCGAAAATGCTGTAGAGAGTGGTCGAGCCCTGCTGCCCATTCTCCAGTGGCACAAGCACCCCAACGATTACTTCAGTAAGGAGGCATCCAAGTTATATTTCAACAGCTTGAGGACTTACTGGCAAGAGCTTATTGACCTCAACACTGGGGAGTCGACTGATATTGATGTTAAGGAGGCTTTGATTAATGCTTTCAAGAGGCTTGACAATGACATCTCCTTGGAGGCTCAAGTTGGTGATCCCAATTCTTTCCTCAACTACCTAGTGCTTCGAGTGGCATTTTCTGGGGCCACAGCTTGCGTGGCCCACGTGGATGGCGTTGACCTTCACGTGGCCAACACTGGCGATAGCAGAGCCATGCTGGGAGTGCAGGAAGAGGACGGCTCTTGGTCGGCAGTCACGCTGTCTAATGACCACAACGCTCAGAATGAGAGAGAAGTGGAACGGCTGAAACTGGAGCACCCAAAGAACGAGGCCAAGAGTGTGGTGAAACAGGATCGGCTGCTTGGCTTGCTGATGCCTTTTCGGGCTTTTGGAGACGTCAAGTTCAAATGGAGCATTGACCTTCAGAAGAGAGTGATAGAATCTGGCCCAGACCAGTTGAATGACAATGAATACACCAAGTTCATCCCTCCTAATTATTACACACCTCCTTATCTCACTGCTGAACCAGAAGTAACTTACCACCGATTAAGGCCACAGGATAAATTTCTGGTACTGGCGACTGATGGGCTGTGGGAGACAATGCACAGGCAGGATGTGGTTAGGATTGTGGGTGAGTACCTAACAGGCATGCACCACCAGCAGCCAATAGCCGTTGGTGGCTATAAGGTGACTCTGGGGCAGATGCATGGCCTTTTAACAGAACGGAGAGCTAAGATGTCATCGGTGTTTGAGGACCAGAATGCAGCAACCCACCTTATTCGCCACGCTGTGGGCAACAATGAGTTTGGGGCTGTTGATCATGAGCGCCTCTCCAAAATGCTTAGTCTTCCTGAAGAGCTTGCTCGGATGTACAGAGATGACATTACAATCAttgtagttcagttcaattctcATGTTGTAGGGGCATATCAAAACCAGGAACAGTGA